One segment of Methylotenera versatilis 79 DNA contains the following:
- a CDS encoding sensor histidine kinase, giving the protein MANSRFPKNRLSKKAAGFLSLFFFILLPVLVYSQPAYSQSVYSPQVADLNRISDLSQSPFIFAVISQAFLSQAHWLIAYKLEVTLVLFFILSLILFSLWWLNWRIKTQVKQKFLTPNQGLETLYKRISFPTKRILMIGLLFVSGLVVLYLHLVFTYQYYADQRFVQWASAGFFVFVLYGGYLFGNLKRSQQLEKLINKLHVQNVDKKIAQDKLLQSEHRLQRQNASLAHLASMQLGNWQNPEAIFREIAEVSAEALDVERVSIWRFSDDFKQLECLSLYVRSQHLHTVSQPLITEQLPEYFKHLKQNRVIAVNDVRHHAATAEFTKEYLQDNHIGAILDGTIWLNNEMIGVICHEHVGGPREWTIDEQNFVGSITDLARLTIEAQKRQQVEADLSHQQKHLETIVQKRTASIENNAKLFRFLVERAPVSILYMNIANEIIEMNPEAERISGYSREFAIGKTYQELFATKQNKQQLLQIEKQIAYGEKIQGQELSIRCADGSTADLAISRSMALDDDNNPVIISIGQDMSKQRALEVNAKKLLESEKRYSYVVEHAPLPILIIDNKGLIIEANPEAISAAGYNRATMIGENFIELIVAKESRKKAIAAAARAMKGEDFRAIELLLQNAAGEKYEYQCSIGAVGENVGDQGKLVAIALDISQQKILQASLIKAREAAESADRIKSMFVASMSHELRTPLNSIIGFLGVVLQGMSGELNFKQKDQLSRAYHSAKHLLSLITDVIDISKIEAGFLQVHIEQFELMPLLTEVEQAIEHIVTEKNLLVTIDCADGLQLETDRKRLYQVILNVASNAVKYTVKGSIYIKAQLENDWLTISVQDTGIGIGEADLAHLFKPFERIDSPLKIKTLGTGLGLYLTRKILAQLLSGTVQVQSELNEGSIFTIKIPAKISETELEQTASILDESPSGKSQS; this is encoded by the coding sequence TTGGCTAATAGCAGATTTCCTAAAAACAGACTCTCAAAAAAAGCTGCTGGCTTTTTGAGCTTGTTTTTTTTCATACTGTTGCCCGTTTTGGTTTATTCACAGCCGGCTTATTCACAGTCGGTTTATTCACCACAAGTAGCCGATTTAAATCGCATCAGTGATTTATCACAATCCCCGTTTATTTTTGCAGTCATCAGCCAAGCATTTTTGTCTCAAGCGCACTGGTTAATCGCCTATAAACTGGAAGTAACATTAGTCCTGTTTTTTATACTTTCACTTATTTTATTTAGCCTGTGGTGGTTGAATTGGCGCATTAAAACGCAGGTCAAGCAAAAATTTCTAACGCCAAATCAGGGTTTAGAAACACTCTATAAACGCATCTCTTTTCCCACAAAAAGAATTTTGATGATCGGGCTGCTGTTTGTTAGTGGCTTGGTCGTGCTGTATTTACATCTGGTTTTTACCTATCAATATTATGCAGACCAACGCTTTGTGCAATGGGCTAGTGCTGGCTTTTTTGTATTTGTTTTGTATGGCGGTTATCTATTTGGCAACCTTAAACGCAGTCAGCAATTAGAAAAACTGATTAATAAACTGCATGTACAAAATGTCGATAAAAAAATAGCACAAGACAAATTATTGCAAAGTGAGCACCGTTTGCAGCGTCAAAATGCCAGTTTGGCGCATTTAGCCTCTATGCAATTGGGTAATTGGCAAAATCCAGAAGCCATATTTAGAGAAATTGCCGAAGTCTCAGCTGAAGCGTTAGACGTAGAGCGCGTGAGTATATGGCGATTCAGTGACGATTTTAAACAGCTTGAATGTTTAAGCTTGTATGTTAGATCTCAACATTTGCACACAGTATCGCAGCCGTTAATCACCGAACAATTACCTGAGTATTTCAAACATCTTAAACAAAACCGTGTGATTGCCGTGAATGATGTGCGTCATCATGCAGCAACGGCCGAGTTTACCAAGGAGTATTTACAGGACAATCACATTGGCGCCATATTGGATGGCACTATTTGGTTAAATAACGAGATGATTGGTGTGATTTGCCACGAGCATGTGGGCGGGCCACGCGAGTGGACGATCGATGAGCAAAACTTTGTCGGCTCGATTACCGATTTAGCGCGATTGACGATAGAAGCACAAAAACGCCAGCAAGTAGAGGCGGATTTATCGCATCAGCAAAAACATCTGGAAACCATCGTTCAAAAACGCACTGCATCCATTGAAAACAATGCCAAATTATTTCGATTTTTGGTAGAACGCGCGCCAGTCAGTATTTTATATATGAATATTGCCAATGAGATTATTGAAATGAATCCCGAGGCTGAACGTATATCAGGCTATAGCCGAGAATTTGCGATAGGTAAAACTTATCAAGAATTATTTGCGACCAAACAAAATAAACAGCAATTGCTTCAGATAGAAAAACAGATTGCTTATGGAGAGAAAATACAGGGGCAAGAGTTGTCGATTCGTTGCGCAGATGGCAGCACGGCAGATTTAGCTATTTCACGTAGCATGGCGCTTGATGATGACAATAATCCGGTGATTATTTCTATCGGCCAGGACATGAGCAAACAAAGAGCTTTAGAAGTTAACGCTAAAAAACTGCTAGAAAGTGAAAAACGCTACAGTTATGTTGTAGAGCATGCACCTTTACCCATTTTGATTATTGATAATAAAGGCTTGATTATCGAGGCCAATCCAGAAGCAATTTCTGCGGCAGGTTATAACAGAGCGACAATGATTGGTGAAAATTTCATTGAGTTAATCGTTGCAAAAGAATCACGAAAAAAAGCCATAGCCGCTGCGGCGCGCGCCATGAAAGGCGAGGATTTTCGCGCCATTGAGTTGTTGCTGCAAAATGCAGCTGGCGAAAAATATGAATATCAATGCTCAATCGGCGCGGTAGGCGAAAATGTCGGTGACCAAGGGAAATTGGTTGCAATCGCACTAGATATCTCTCAGCAAAAAATCTTGCAAGCAAGCTTGATTAAAGCGCGTGAAGCGGCTGAATCAGCTGATCGAATCAAATCCATGTTTGTGGCTTCTATGTCACACGAGTTACGTACACCATTAAATTCCATTATTGGTTTTTTGGGTGTGGTATTGCAAGGCATGTCGGGCGAGCTGAATTTTAAGCAAAAAGATCAGTTAAGTCGCGCCTATCATTCTGCTAAACATCTGTTATCGCTGATTACCGATGTGATTGATATTTCTAAGATTGAAGCGGGTTTTTTGCAAGTGCATATTGAGCAGTTTGAGTTAATGCCTTTGTTAACTGAAGTTGAGCAAGCGATTGAGCATATTGTGACTGAAAAAAATCTACTGGTGACGATTGATTGTGCTGATGGATTGCAGCTGGAAACAGACCGCAAGCGTTTGTATCAAGTCATCCTTAATGTAGCCAGCAACGCGGTTAAATATACCGTAAAAGGTTCGATATATATTAAAGCACAGTTAGAAAATGATTGGCTGACGATTAGTGTGCAAGACACGGGAATTGGTATCGGTGAAGCGGATTTAGCGCACTTATTTAAACCGTTTGAACGCATTGATTCGCCATTGAAAATCAAAACGTTGGGCACTGGTTTAGGCTTGTACTTAACCCGTAAAATCTTGGCACAGTTGCTCAGCGGAACAGTTCAGGTGCAAAGCGAACTGAATGAAGGCAGTATTTTTACGATTAAAATACCTGCCAAAATTTCAGAAACTGAGCTTGAACAAACGGCTTCTATTTTAGACGAATCACCATCAGGGAAATCCCAATCATGA
- a CDS encoding response regulator: MTVALIIEDNENNLELIRFILEEANYKTRFAMTGLEGVKQATTIPPDFIILDIQLPDINGLEVLKRIRAHPAGKQVPIIAMTSYAMSGDRERLLAAGCTSYIEKPIDPMSVIQQIELVINKQNKY; this comes from the coding sequence ATGACAGTCGCTTTGATCATAGAAGATAACGAAAATAACCTGGAATTGATTCGATTTATTTTAGAAGAGGCGAACTATAAAACGCGTTTTGCGATGACTGGATTAGAAGGCGTTAAACAGGCAACGACAATTCCGCCAGATTTCATAATTTTAGATATACAATTACCTGATATTAACGGTTTGGAAGTGCTAAAACGCATTAGAGCGCATCCAGCAGGTAAGCAAGTGCCGATTATTGCAATGACTTCTTATGCGATGTCGGGCGACCGTGAAAGACTGTTGGCAGCAGGTTGTACCAGTTATATTGAAAAGCCGATTGATCCAATGTCGGTGATTCAACAAATTGAGCTAGTAATTAACAAACAAAATAAGTATTAA
- a CDS encoding group II truncated hemoglobin — translation MLDKIQEAGSSKSTFYTLLGGEQGGTAAVRQLVDTFYDVMDSDPKAATIRAMHPAELTGSREKLFMFLTGWTGGPQLYIERYGNPFLRRRHLPFSIGENERDQWMYCMIKAMQTLKMDELLMQKLAEQLYGVADFMRNREA, via the coding sequence ATGTTAGACAAAATACAAGAAGCTGGCAGCAGTAAATCGACGTTTTATACCTTATTGGGCGGCGAACAGGGCGGCACAGCTGCGGTTCGCCAGTTAGTCGATACGTTTTATGACGTGATGGATAGCGACCCTAAAGCAGCGACAATTCGTGCCATGCATCCAGCCGAATTAACTGGTTCGCGTGAAAAATTATTTATGTTTTTAACCGGCTGGACAGGTGGGCCACAACTATACATAGAGCGCTACGGCAATCCATTTCTGCGCCGTAGACACTTACCGTTTAGTATCGGCGAAAATGAACGTGACCAATGGATGTATTGCATGATAAAGGCCATGCAAACATTAAAAATGGATGAATTGTTAATGCAAAAATTAGCTGAACAATTGTACGGCGTGGCAGATTTTATGCGTAATCGTGAGGCTTAA